Below is a genomic region from Fusobacterium canifelinum.
TATTCTCTATTAATTTTTTTGAAAAATAAAGTCTTTCTCCATATTTATCTTTTCTTTTATTCCAAAGTTTTGAATTTAATTGAGAAATTAAATAAGTATGTGCCCCATGGATTTCTATTCCATCGAAACCACATTTTTTAGCTCTAACAAAAGCTTCTTCAAAAAGTTTTAGAATTCTATCTAATTCTTCTTCTGGAACTTCTGAAATTTTCTCTTTAAAACCTGCATGGTGAATTTGTATCATACAAGGTACATCATATTTGTGAATTTCATTAGCCACCTTAGTGAGTCCTTCTATAAAACTATCATTCCATATTCCAATTTGATTTTCCCTTAATTTGCCACTTTCTTCAACTGCTGTTGCTTCAACAATTATAAGACCTACTCCACTTTTAGCTATCATTCCATACCATTCAATTAAGTCTTGGGTTACATAGCTATCATCTCCAATAAGAGAAAACCTTACCATAGGAGGAAGAACTATTCTATTTTTCATATGAATATTTTTTATTTTAAAATCTGTAAAAATATTAATTTTTTCCATAAACTTCCTTTCATAAACTTCCTTTTATATAAAATAATATAATATTACTCCTGCTACTCCTGATAAAATAATTAAAGTTATACTTCCTATTTTAAATACTAAGCCTCCAATTAAAACTGAAGCAAATATTATATATGATTTATAATCTATAAAATTTTCTTTAACAAAAAGTGCTATTCCAGCTGCTAAAATTAAACCAACAATAGTTACCCTTAATGACTTAAAAATTCTTTGAACTGCTGGCAATTTACTAAATCTTTTCAAAAATATCACTATAAGACTTATAATTATTATAGATGGTAAA
It encodes:
- a CDS encoding NADH:flavin oxidoreductase; this translates as MEKINIFTDFKIKNIHMKNRIVLPPMVRFSLIGDDSYVTQDLIEWYGMIAKSGVGLIIVEATAVEESGKLRENQIGIWNDSFIEGLTKVANEIHKYDVPCMIQIHHAGFKEKISEVPEEELDRILKLFEEAFVRAKKCGFDGIEIHGAHTYLISQLNSKLWNKRKDKYGERLYFSKKLIENTKYLFDDNFILGYRMGGNEPELEDGIENAKILESYGLDILHVSSGVPNPKYKRQVKIKNFPKDFPLDWIIYMGVEIKKQVKIPVIGVSKIKKESQASWLVENNLLDFVAVGKAMISQDKWMENARKDFFLRKK
- a CDS encoding chromate transporter, yielding MTYFNLFLVFFKVGLFSFGGGYAILPLMQHEVVDVNKWISFKEFMDIVAVSQITPGPISINLATHVGYRIGGTLGSTIATTSVILPSIIIISLIVIFLKRFSKLPAVQRIFKSLRVTIVGLILAAGIALFVKENFIDYKSYIIFASVLIGGLVFKIGSITLIILSGVAGVILYYFI